In Dromaius novaehollandiae isolate bDroNov1 chromosome 3, bDroNov1.hap1, whole genome shotgun sequence, the following are encoded in one genomic region:
- the LOC112997140 gene encoding potassium channel subfamily K member 16, translated as MPLLTVHSRQISWTLLLVLGYLFYLLLGAVVFQLLEKQAEAHSWDRFQLEKLKFLQNYTCLDRQALEQFLQVLMEAWEKGVNPEGNSTNPSNWDFGNSFFFAGTVVTTIGYGNLAPSTVAGQVFCVFYAFFGVPLNLAFLNQLGKGLNAHLITLERWVHKPGRAQVFQTLAMAIFLTTGTLLFLVFPPLIFSYVEGWSYGEGFYFTFITLSTIGFGDYVVGTDPNKNYIPVYRSLTAIWIVFGLAWLALVFNVGADMMEKVLQLKWHKPALGLVEGAATKLEEEPDGPRIHIPT; from the exons atgCCCCTCCTCACGGTGCACAGCCGGCAGATCAGCTGGACTCTGCTGCTGGTACTGGGATATCTCTTTTACCTCCTCCTGGGCGCTGTGGTGTTccagctgctggagaagcaggcagaggCCCACTCTTGGGACCGGTTCCAGCTGGAGAAGCTCAAATTCCTGCAGAACTACACATGCTTGGATAGGCAAGCCCTGGAGCAGTTTTTGCAG GTGCTCATGGAAGCATGGGAAAAAGGGGTCAACCCCGAAGGAAACTCTACCAATCCCAGTAATTGGGACTTTGGCAACTCCTTCTTCTTTGCAGGAACTGTTGTTACCACTATAG GTTATGGTAACCTGGCCCCCAGCACAGTGGCAGGGCAGGTGTTCTGTGTGTTTTATGCCTTCTTTGGAGTGCCGCTCAACCTGGCCTTCCTTAATCAGTTGGGAAAAGGACTCAATGCTCATCTGATTACTCTGGAAAGATGGGTGCACAAGCCAGGCCGTGCCCAG gtgTTTCAGACACTGGCAATGGCCATCTTCCTGACCACTGGGACCTTGCTTTTTCTAGTGTTCCCGCCACTGATCTTCAGTTATGTAGAAGGCTGGAGCTATGGAGAAGGCTTTTATTTCACCTTCATCACCCTCAGCACCATTGGATTTGGGGACTATGTAGTAG GCACAGACCCCAACAAGAACTATATCCCAGTTTACAGGAGCCTAACTGCAATTTGGATTGTTTTTGGTTTGGCCTGGCTAGCTCTGGTCTTCAACGTGGGAGCTGACATGATGGAAAAAGTCCTTCAGCTAAAGTGGCACAAGCCTGCCTTAGGCTTGGTGGAAGGAGCTGCCACCAAATTGGAAGAGGAACCTGATGGGCCTAGAATCCACATACCTACCTGA